One Salvia miltiorrhiza cultivar Shanhuang (shh) chromosome 6, IMPLAD_Smil_shh, whole genome shotgun sequence genomic window, TTAGTATAAATTCAGCTTCATTTGTTCTCATTAATGTTGTTTTTCTTGTAGGTTGATAAAAATGCTGGCACGATGTGTTTCAAGAGTTGGCCAATGTTTGAGGGATGGCAAGAAGTCTTTGGGAAAGATAGGGCAATGGCAAAGCTGCAGAATACGTAATGGAGGCACTGAATGAGATGTATCAGGCAGATAGCATTGGTGGTTCTAACCATGGAACGCAGCTGGATGAAGAAGGGGAGAACAACTACGTAGGCGATAGTATTTGTCAAAGTGACGGGAGTGCATCAACAACAAAAGTTTCAAAGAAGAAACGAAAGGCACGCGATGAAATGGAGCCAGTTTTAATGATGCTAGGTGAGATCAACAAGAACACTGGGGCACGGATAGACAACCTTGCAACTCGTGTTGGGTATGAGTGGGATTTGGGAAAGGCAAGGCAGACGGTGTACGAGCAGTTGGGCAAGATTCCTGGACTTTCGATGACGGACAAATTCAATATATGTGAAATATTGGCTGACAAAGTTCAACGCCTTGAGATATTTATTGGTCTGCCGGAGGAGGCGAAGTCGGAGTATGTCGCACACCTTCTTAATACCAAGAAAGAATAGCTATGTGCTAAACTTAATGGGGCACTTTTTGATTGCTGCAAATTATGCTTTTGACCATACTTGCTGCAGTAGAATTAGATGCAAGTATATGTGAAGCATCATTTCTTTTGTGATTGCTGCAAATTATGCTTTTGACCATACTTGGTGCAGTAGAATTAGATGCAAGTATATGTAAAGCATCATTTCTTTTGTAATTAAACGCTAGATGGTTGTGAATTTATTATATTTGCGTGTTTGATTATCAATAGATGTCCAGAACTTGTATGTGTTATTCTGTCTATTTTGTATAGCATAATTTTATTGTCTTCTCTGGATGAGGTGTGCAGGGTCCTGCTATAAATTCATGGCAATGATCGAGAAGCAAACAAGTATCAGACCAATCCAAAATAGCTTCATCATAAAGCATAATGATCCATATACTTGAACCGTGGTAATCATATTAGATACTTGCCATCTAATCATCATTTACAAACATGACATCAAGGGGGGCTAATTGAAGATCCAAAATTAGGTTCTGGAAACCCAACGACAAAAGGCAGCTAATGTACAAAGAAACCCCATAAGTCTATTTTACGGTTGGCCCTATGAACATGATAATCATAGCAACAAAAAGAAACAACTTCTGGAAACAAGCTTATACCCACGGTTCATTAAAATGATTCCACTACTTTAGAGGACTTGATGATGCACACGAGCTCTCATCCATACCTTTAGCTTTAGTCCCGAGATACTTTGGCATTCCATGGAACGCAGCTGGAAACTTTACCTTCTTCTCAATGGTAGTCCATGGAACACAGCTTGACATGGCATCGTCTGGAAATAACTTGCGCACAGCTGGAAACTTTAACTTCTTCGTCAGGCGAAGAAGAAATGACCACTGTTGGAGCCGGCTTTGGGCCGTTGGGTGAGTCACTTATCAGTATCACAGTACGCGATGCCTCGCCCTTGACATGGTCTTTTCCGAAAAGCAAGCACAACTTATAAAATTTTGGCTCACCCTCATAGAGGTACGCTCCAGCAAATGGATCAGCCTACAATATGTGAGCATATTGTCATGTTATTACAGTTCAAAAATGAGCTAAAAACACCAATTTCATAGATAACAAATCACATACCATTAAAACTCTCTCCCAAACCGCGTCATCTGCGATAACTTGGTTCTTTTCGAGATCCCAATATGTCTCGTTCATGCGAGTGAGCTTCTTGTAGCATTCATACCGCCCCTCAAGAAAAGCAACGCGCTCCTCCACGTGACTTAGCTGCAGGGGTGGGCAAAACTCTTCGTTGAGCTTCAACAGCGCGGTTAGCCTTGCATGTTGTGATTCGGCAGGTGGTATTCCATAACACTCGTCTTCCATGGCAATGAGATGTCGGAGCAGTTGTGCGTCCTTCTCGGCACTCCAATTCTCATCGTAGAGGAACTCTTTCTGCTTCGGGATGTCGTCAAACGGCATTTCTGTAGTACTCTTTTGAACTAGTATGTGGTGCATGAAATCAGCTTCTGCTACAATGGCTCCTTAAATAGAAGTATTTTTGGACAATTGGTGAAGTGAGTAGTTAGCTTGCAGTAAACATTTTTGTGTGGGTGGTTGAAAATCAAATCAACATCTGGTAGAAAGAAGAAGGCATTAAACGTGTTTAATGCTAGTGGTTGGAAATCAAATCAACAATTGGCTGAAGGGGTTTCTCATCATTGTTTCATGGCACCTCACTTTATCATTTATTGCTCCCAAAATGCAactactcaaaaaaaaaaatcctaatggattaaaaattatattgaaTAACATCCATTGACTAATCCATGCATATATTGcatatatttttatagaaaagtCTCCAACAGTCAAACCAAGCAAAATATATCTAACCATAATATAGTCTTAACTAAAAATGGCAGAGAATACATTAGTTGATATAATTCTTGGTGGAATACTATCCGAAGCTGAAACAAGCAAAATATAACTAaccacaatttttaatttttacaaaatATGGCAGAGAATACATTAGCATAGATAATTCTTCCATTCTTGAATAATTAGAAAAGTTTGCCGATGATGGCACCGAGAAGCACCAACGCAACCGCAATGAAGCCAATTGCTATGTGAATTTCGATCATACGCCATGGTGGAATAGAAGATGTGGCCCCCAAGTTCATAACCATCGGCATCGGAGGCTGGTTTAACGGAGCAATTGGAGTCTGGTTCAACGAAGCAGCTTGCTGGTGTACTTCATCGTTCCATATAAAAGATTTCTTGTGATTTTTGTTTGCCGGGCACTTATAAAAGTAACGGCCGGGATTGGCAGTATGTACGCCAGCCCGACGAAGCACCATCTTTCCATGTCCACAAACGCAAAATGGTGCCGCAACGTTGTCCTCGTTGACATTATCCATTCCTGCATATCACATAATATCCATGGTAATGTCAAGTCCATCAAAAATATATTCATGGATAATTTAACATATAAACAACAACCGAAATAGCCACATAATACAAGACATCACAATACTTAGGAATTACACAAAAGAAGGCAATACAACAGGTTCAATTCGGTTGGCAGACAAATTCCAAGTTATTTCGAAAACAactaaacatataaaatacaaaatatataaatctaCATATGATCAACATTTGCAATATATTGGTGCCACATGGCAGTGGCCAATGCATCCCTTGCCGCAGTCCATTCCGGCGAGCTCTCAACCCCGTCGATGTACTCTTCGTGCTCAGTTTCAGGGACAACATTGTCTTGGAATAGATTGTCAAACTCCTGTTCTATAGGATCCGCTGCCATCTCGCTCCGGATAAAGTTATTAATAATGAAGCATGCCATTATTAATCTATTTTGTGTCTTCACGGGGTAGTATGATGTACTCCGGAGAATCCCCCACCTCATTTTCATGATTCCAAATGCTCGCTCGATTATGTTACGTGCTTTCGCATGCCTAAGGTTGAACAATTCCCGAGCGTTTTGTGGTCGTGCACACATAGGTCCCCACTCCTTTAAATGGTATCGTACACCCTTATACGGCGCCAAAAAACCCTCACAGTTCGCGTAGCCGTTATCACACAAGTAATAATTTCCTAACATAATAGAAAGACAAATTCATTTAACTATCAAACATTTTAGAAATCATAATTAAATGGGCTACTAAATAATAAATTGAATTACCCTTTGGCACCCTCAATCCATGTGGTCTAATGAGTGCATCTCGCagaaccctagaatcagctgtCGAGCCCTCCCACCCAGGCAAGACATAAACAAACTTCAAATATCGATCGCACACGGCAAGGGTATTAGTGGATATATGGCCCTTTCGTGTCCTATACCTTGGTTTATCTTTATTGGGCACCATGACGTCAATGTACGTGCCATCTAATGCCCCTAAGCAACCCTAACAACATAGTGAAATGATtacttaataaaattatataaaaacatgACCCAACAGAGCTGTTTAGTAGCAATACAGGGTCTGTTTTAAAAAGTTAATTAACACCAAAACACAAATAACCTATACCTGAAACCATCTCCACCTAGAGTCAACGCAGTCTTCTTCAACAGGTTTCGGTTTGACAAACAACATCAAATGCAGTGACAAAATGGCCTTTAACACAATATGGACGTAGTTCGATATGGTTTGTCCAGACCGCATGAAATCAAATCTTACtatcctattttttttatgatgtgCTAACACTGACAAAAACATGGCCACCTGCTCTTCTACACTTACGTGCCTTCGATCACTTAGCCCTCCCAATTGTCTTAATAATTGACATAACCGACCGAATGTGTTTCTATCCATATTCACAATGCAGTCAACATCATTGACATATACCAGCCTATTCATATGCCTAACTTGTTCTGGTATACGAGCTATCATGCTATATGGCTCAGCCAATGAATTCTGTTTCCTCTTTCGGGACCTAATCTTGATCATGTGATCAACCACAACTAGAAGTTGCAATAATAGCTGAAGCAAAATTTCCTCTAACATAGCATACACATATGCATTCACCCGGCATGGAGAAGACATTTCTAGAAACCACAAATTGACAATTAAGATCAGCCATCACCAACTGAAAATATTAGCTACAATGGTTCTATTAACAGAGGaatgttataatttttattagcCAATTAACAACAAACAATCAAGTAAAGGAGCAGTGTATTTACTAGCAAAATCCAACATATTTCACAAGCAAATCCAACATATTTCAACCTGTATAATATCACAAGCAAATCCAAGAAAAGTATGCCATCAACATTTTCCACAAGCAATTAAGAGAATCCAACATATTTCACAAGTAAATCCAACATATTTCAACATGTATAATATCACAAGCAAATCCAAGAAAAATATGCTATCAACAGTTTCCACAAGCAATTAAGAGAATCCAACATATAATCCAACATATTTCAACATGTATAATATCACAAGCAAATCCAAGAAAAATATGCTATCAACAGTTTCCACAAGCAATTAAGAGAATCCAACATATTTCACAAGCAATTGGAACCAGTATAATAACATTAATGAACAAGCGCACTGCCATCAACAAGCAAAATGGAGACAACCAATTAAAATATCATTCGGATTCACAAGGCAACAACTATTATGATATTCACTAAAATCTGGTGTGAAGAAAGTATTATCATCTTCTTGATAATTAGCAATTTATCTCACAAAGTTGtccaacaaaagaaaaaacaaaaagtgAATCCACCAATGAGTAACCCACAGCTGAAGTGAGGGATGAacgagataaaaaaaaatagcagaAATGAATAAATCATCTATTCCGTTCTCCAATAAACATTTGTAGAATAGAGTATGAAACCATAAAAAATTTCAATTCGTGTAAAATCGGAGAAATGCGTAAAAAACCCTAGAAGTTTTTCGCATCTGTAAAAAATTTCAATTCGTGTAAAATCGGAGAAATATGTAAAAAACCCTACAAGTTTTCGTATCTGTAAAGATGATTCATTTACACAAATCTACAGATCTCAATTCGTGGGATGCAAACCAAGGAAATTGCACGACCTGATACATATGAGAATTTATACCTGGTGTAAGCACGCGAACGTCGATTGGCTGTTCCTCAGTAGCCGACGAGGAGAATTGACAGGGAAGACGCGGATGAAATGAGAATTTAGAAGCATTTGAATTTGAATAAGGGCAAAAATGGTATTGAAAGAAATAGCATTGAGTACTGTAGAAATCCTTGAAATGGAGAGAAGGGGGGAGCTCATTTTCAGAATAAGTAAAATAGGGCCGGGCTTTAGTTTACAAGCGGGCCTTGCTGCATGTGTTAAGAGGCTACCAAACATTTAAAATGATCAAGTAAAATTAGCAATAAGGACTCTACGAGTCCACCAAACGGGCGCTAATATTCACCCTAAACCTTTCTTCCTCCTTTTCTCAAAACACAcgcccacacacacacacacaaaagcaGACTGCGCACAGGCGCCGCTCACCCATCCCCCTTCTTCTTCAACGGCAGCAGCAGCTGAAGCCAGCCACCGCCGCCTGACTTTCCTGAACCACCGACTCCCTCGATTTCTCCATCTCTCAATCAGACTCCCGGCGACAGCATCAACCGATAAGGCCAATCGTCGCCGCCTCCACCCCcatttcatctctctctctctcatctcacgCACACACTCAAAACAACGGCGCAGGTGCCGCCTCTCCTCGTTTCTCTGAACTCCGGCGAGCAGCGGCAAATTTGCCACCGTCGCCGACAGCAGCAAAACCCCGCCTCAACATCTCAAGttgaaaataaagaataaaaacatATCTTCAATTTCTACTTCTTCCTTCTTCATTTCTATTTAGAAAACATGCttcatgtatgtatgtatatgcacAGACAATAAAATAAACATCATTGAGTTTGGGTCTTGTTGTCATATGCAAATTTATATATGATGGAATCAGTATATGTGTTGTGGGTTCTAATTTGAGTTTCTGTTTCAAAAGAAGTGCTCGAGTAAGAGAGTTAGAGGTTTAACCTTCAAAAGAAATCTGTTGGGTTATCATTCTGCAAAACTTTTGGATTTGTTCAGTTGTTGATGTGCTGAAAATTGATGAGGGAGATGAGCTTGATGCATGTTTTGAGTAAGCTTGCTTGCTCCTAATGCTGAGTTTTCTTTCGTTTTTGCGAGGGATTTGTGAGAAGTGGGTGGGAGACGTTGAATAAAATGGAGAGGTGGAGACTTAGCTGATGAGTTGGTAAGCCTATGACACTCATAGGCATGGTTTAAAATTGAGATTTGATTGACGCGGTTGTACGTGAGTGAATAGGAATAGACTTTAATACTAGGGCGTGGCATGGTAAGGGATGCTAAAAGCAATAAAATGACTGATATGACAATTAAAACATCTGCGATGAATTGTCGAactgaaataattaattgaaataattctttagggttcgctaaataaatagttcgtgtaaatgttcaaatgctcaatttaaataaatatgcaatgtataaaaatttaaataactaaatttacaaatatttttttgtaaatcatttttgttggaattaaaataaataaatttttctatTATCCATTGTCGCCTCAGGAACACAGGCCGTCTTAATCTTACCAGGCCGTCTTAATCTTACCACTTCCATCCGGTAACCACGCATCACGGCCAATCCTAATTCGGGACCCATCTCCAATACGTACGCCAAACAATACCCTCGTTCAAGAGATCACGTCCTGCCAACAAGCTTTTCCATGCAAAAGAGGGATTATGGGCTTGGTTGGCTAGGAGAATATATATATCCGGGGGTAGTACCTTGCCTTCAAAGAGCGAGCAAGAATAGAATTATCATCTTGGAGCAGTCGCCATGTCTGTTTAGCAAGCATAGCTTGATTAAACAAAGCAATGTCATGAAAACCGAGTCCCTCTCGAAACTTAGGTGAACACAATTTAGTCTGACTCTTCCAATGAGTACGCCTTTCATCGACTTTCTGTCCCCAAAATAAACTTGCCGCCACAATATTCAGCCTCTGGCAAATTTGAGATGGAATAGCAAAGCAACTCATCAAATAAGAGGGGATAGATTGGAGCACGGATTTATTAGAACAATCTTGCCCGCCCGAGAGGAATTTTCTTTTCCAATCTTTACCTTTTCTTCCGCGTCCGGTCCACAAGCATTTGGAAAATCTCAATCTTAGATCTTCCCACCGTACTAGGAATACCAAAATATCTCCCTTGTTGCGCTTCACACTGAACACCCATCTGAATAGCAAGGGCCTCCTTGAGCTCCACCGGAACGCCACCACTAAAATTGATAGAAGACTTGTTCAAGTTTACTTTTTGTCCCGATACTCTCTCATAGGATAACAGAATTTCCTTAACAATATCAACCTCCACCCTGGTGGCCCTGGCGAAAATGATGCAGTCATCTGCGAAGAAAAGATGGCTCACACAAGGCACCGTACGGCACAGACGAGCCCCATGGAGTAACGACCTTGTTTCAGCCCTCCTGATCAAACCTGACAAAGCTTCGgcataaaacaagaaaagataGGGTGATAAGGGGTCACCCTGCCGAAGCCCACGCCCCGGCGCAAATGTCTCCCCGGAAAAACCATTAACCAACACTTGAAACGAAACAGAAGACACACAACGCATAATCAACTCAACAACAAAGTGATGGAACCCCAATTGCCTCATCATACTCTCAAGAAAACACCACTCAACACGATCATAAGCTTTTTCCATGTCCAGTTTAAAAGCAAACACCCCCTTAGTTCTAGCTTTATTGAGTTTCATCATGTGGAAAGTCTCAAACGCCAACAAAAGCATTATCAGTAATATGTCGTCCTGGAACAAAAGCAGACTGCTTTTCATTAATGATAGAGGGCAGGACAGATTTAAACCGATTTGTAATGACCTTGGATATTATTTTGTAAATCACATTGCAAATACTAATAGGCCTAAAATCAACAGGAGAGATAcagtttttctttttgaggATAAGGCATAAAAACGTAGAATTTATAGGGCGAGGGAAAACCCCATTATTCAACACACCAAGCAAAACAGGGATAATATCATGACGAATAAAAGGCGAACAAGATGAGTAAAAGAGGATAGGCATTACCATCCGGCCCCAGGACTTTGAGTGGATGCATCTGTTTAATAGCATAAACAACCTCTGTTTTGGTGTAGGGGGAGGTAAGAGTTATGTTCATGTCTCCCGTGACCACAGGCTCGACCGCACTGAGGACATTAGCAGGATCCTGGGGTTGATCGGAAGAGAATAGATCATGAAAGACTCAGGGGCGGGGCTAGGAAAACGTACGCCCTGtgcgaattttaaaatttgggcCCTCTGTTTATAGTTGAGAAAAAAATTActcatataaaaatatttgattaaataataccccctccgtcccacgaagcatgaccaagtttcctttttgatttgttccacgaagcttgaccaatttccttatatggcaaaaaaattattgtttattcaccttttcacttttacaccaaccacacttaacacacaaaatatcaatttcttaaaacttgtgccgaaaagaacttggtcatgcttcatgggacggagggagtactacatcTTTTtgtcaaattaataaataaatatataaaactatgtCATTCACTTAAAAAGTGTTGCTCTACTTGCAAGTTTTGGAACAAAATCATCTACAACACTTTCGTCATTATTCTTTTCCAAAATATCACATTCAATCGCTATTGAAGCAAGtccatttattattttttacgaTATAGTTGTCCTTAAGTATGGCTTGAACAACTTCAATTTTGAAAAGCTTCTTTCTACAAAAGCAACAGTAACAAGAATGATTAAAAAGATTTTATAAGCAACATTGTTGTATTTAGGAAGCAATTAAATCGTTTCATAAATTAGTATATAATTAGGGGTGGATCGGTAAAGTATACAGAAAATTTTTCATCATACCGTATACCATACCGTAAATTGCGGTATGAGAATTtccataccgttgtcgtaccgtacttttcggtataccgaaaatttcggtataAGAATTTTaataccgttgtcgtaccgatagtgcggtataccataccgAAAGTCGGTATACCATACCTTACGGTATTATCAAAATTATTGTTGTATCGTTTCATGCCTAAATTGCCAAACCATTAAGATATACCGTATATTTGTACATATtgaaatttcattaaacaaaTACAAATAACTTTCTAACAATTAAACTCCACATCTTcaacaaagcaaaaaaaataatttaccactaataatatatatatatatatatatatatatatatatatatatatatataaaattgattccAACGGTATACGGATTTTTTTGGTATATACTATCGGTATATACCGGTGGTATATACCTAAACAACGGTATATACCGATTTTTTGGCATATACTgcggtatcggtatatatcggtataccgcggtatgaggaaaatgataccgttgtcgtaccgaaAATCTTTGGTACGGTACAATACCgtaccgaaatttcggtatttttggtattttttcggtacggtaagtgcggtataccgatttttcgatattttgctccacccctatatataatTGCTCCCATTTTTTGCTTAGGAGAGAGTTGTGGTATATTTGTATTGCTTAGATTACATAAATTGATACATAACGTCaactttttgaaaaaaaatagctGGGCTTCAACATAATTACACCCTAGGCCATAATCCCAAATAAAAAGCGCAGCCATTAAATTTTTTATGCGCAAAAAATTGCTTCCGAGAAGATTCGATTCGACCACGGGTCAATGGAGTGTAAAAAAGGGTCCTTTACCATTAGACTACATTACacaatttaattatttgtaGGTTTTCGttaatatagatttatttaattatctaaacttatttgttgttatattttcctGATTTTTAATTAGTTGTGGGCTAaataaatatgaacttttaataataatacaatttgaTCTTTTAAGACCTAAAATTGCTATGTTAAATGACGGCTATTGATTTTGatttagtgttatttgctcaaaatgagattgaatTACAGTATTTGTTTtacaatatataaaattaattattattatacatatttaattattattatataatatccattaaatttaatattatactcatcaatttgataataatattattatactctattttaaatcaaatattaatatttaaattaacacaattttttgttatcaattaatctaattcataaataatgatattttgatatttttatataacttaaaattttaaaaattaataaatttatcatggttCGTGCATCACACGAGAGCGCGTACTAGTTATAATAAAACCAAAGTGAAATACGGTGATGCTATGAAGAACGGGAGCGGGTTGGAAAAGAAGAAGATTAGTGGGAATGTGCATCACGTCCACCTCGTTACCTTGGTGGCTAAAAGCCTAAAACCTTCATCACCATTCACTTCCCCTCAACTGCTATTCTATTGGCCCACAATGCAACTCAAATCCACAAATAACCTTATCAACTTTAATTGGGATTCTAAGGGCAATATAATCTATATTCtattcattaatattttttattgttttaagtAAAATAGGATCTATACTAGAACCACccttttattattgtaatttctTGAATATTatttggaagagagagagagaggcgttgaaataatattattggTTTGGGCCCTTAAAACCTTACCGGGCTGAAGCTTCGGGCTAACAAATATTATTTGCATGTAATTTGCTACCACTACACAGAACTGGCCATTGTATAAGCCCAAAGAGTATGAAGGCCAATTGCGCTGTTTAatgattttcttttcttttttatttgaaaatagttGTATTGTAATATCCCCTTGAGCAAGCAATTCCAAAGTAAAGAATGGAAGATTCAGAGAGATAAGTGAacgagagaaagaagagagaaaaacagATTATGTATTTTCATAACCGTATCTACAAGTTCcatcatacatatatatatatatatatgaataagtaatgtacaatatataataaataatattatttacaataCTCCCCCTTGTACATTACTTGATTATGTTCATGCCTCTTTCGCtgaaaaatcatgtgggaaaaAACAGTCAAAGAAAAGAGTACATGTGATATGTATGACTTTGTGTTGGATTTGTTGCCtcattaactaagaaaacccaatgggaaaaacttagtaaggaaaaaagagtacaacaaaaatacaccTTCAAGGCATAATGAATTCGCTCCCCCTCAAGCTAATAATCTACTAAGCCTACGCATTCCAATATTATGAACATGTTTTTCAAAAGTTGACGTAGGAAGGGATTTTGTGAATAAATCTGCCAGATTATCACAAGagcgaattttatttattttaatttcgccGCTCTTCTGGAGCTCATGCGGGTAAAAGAATTTAGGTAATATATGTTTTGTTAAATTTCCTTTAATGTACCCGCTATCCATTTGTGCAACACAAGCAGCATTGTCCTCATATAGGACAGTGGGAGATTTATCATTCGCAATACTACAAGATCCGCGAATGTGTTGTATCAATGATCTTAACCATGCACATTCTTTAGCGGTTTCATGTAAAGCGATAATCTCTGAGTGGTTTGAGGATGTAGTAACTAGAGTCTGTTTAACAGATCTCCAAGAAATAGCTGTACCACCACAGAGAAAAACATAACCAGTCTGAGATTTAGCATTATGGGGATCAGATAAATAACCAGCATCCGCATAGCCTACCAATGTCATGTCTTGGTTTCTTGGATAGAACAAACCAAGATCTTTTGTACCTTGAAGATAACGAAGTATGTgtttaacaccattccaatgtcttcGTGTAGGAGAAGCACTGAATCTTGCTAGCAAGTTAACCGCAAATGCTATGTCAGGCCTTGTGCAATTTGCGAGATAAAGTAGTGCTCCAATTGCACTCAAATAAGGAACTTCTGGTCCTAAAATATCCTCATCATTTTCTTTAGGTCTAAATGGGTCCTTATCTACTTCCAGTGATCGGACAACCATAGGTGTGCTAAGCGGATGTGATTTATCCATATAGAATTTCTCTAAAATCTTACTCACATAAGTTGACTGGTGTACAAGAATTCCTTCAGGGAGATGTTCGATCTGCAGGCcgagacaaaacttggttttacccaagtctttcatttcaaactcCATCTTTAAGCATGAACGAGCTTCTTCAACCTCTTTGCGTGTtccaattatatttatatcatcaacataaacagaAATGATACAAAAACCATTTTGTGATCTTTTAATGAACACACAAGGGCATATATCATTGTTCACGTATTCCTTCTTCAAGAGGAATTCACTAAGTCGGTTATACCACATCTTTCCCCACTGTTTTAAACCGTACAACGATTTTTCTAATTTCACACAATACATGTCACGAttttcattttccttcatatgaggAATTTTGAATCCTTCGGGGATTTTCATATAAATATCAGCGTCTAGTGACCCATATAAATATGCAGTCACGACGTCCATTAACTGCATTTCTAAATTCATTGATGATGCCAGAGATATCAAATAGCGGAATGTTATGCCATCTAAAACATGAGAATATGTTTGATCAAAATCAATTCCAGGTCTCTGCGAAAACCCTTGAGCTACTAATCTCGCTTTATATCTTGCCACCTCATTGTTCTCATCTCTCTTTCGTACAAATACCCATCTATATCCCAATGGTTCAACATTGTCGGGTATAAGTATTATAGTACCAagaacttttcttttctttagcGAGTTATACTCTGCCTCAATTGCTTCCTTCCATTTCAACCAATCAGAGCGCTTCCGGCACTGTGCTACTGTTTTTGGT contains:
- the LOC130990562 gene encoding uncharacterized protein LOC130990562; this translates as MSSPCRVNAYVYAMLEEILLQLLLQLLVVVDHMIKIRSRKRKQNSLAEPYSMIARIPEQVRHMNRLAILSLHLMLFVKPKPVEEDCVDSRWRWFQGCLGALDGTYIDVMVPNKDKPRYRTRKGHISTNTLAVCDRYLKFVYVLPGWEGSTADSRVLRDALIRPHGLRVPKGNYYLCDNGYANCEGFLAPYKGVRYHLKEWGPMCARPQNARELFNLRHAKARNIIERAFGIMKMRWGILRSTSYYPVKTQNRLIMACFIINNFIRSEMAADPIEQEFDNLFQDNVVPETEHEEYIDGVESSPEWTAARDALATAMWHQYIANVDHM